One genomic segment of Sanyastnella coralliicola includes these proteins:
- a CDS encoding D-glycero-alpha-D-manno-heptose-1,7-bisphosphate 7-phosphatase, with translation MNKAIFLDRDGVINHDPGDYTKSLSEFTILPTVIQAMKQLHDAGFLLILITNQGGIAKGLYTHEDVAEIHDYLKDECKKAGFEITDIYYSPHHDNYGKSLTRKPGSLMIERACARYDIDPNRSVMVGDKQRDLDAAAKVGIQGVLIEVNGPLIDYVELLASR, from the coding sequence ATGAACAAAGCGATATTCCTCGATAGAGATGGCGTAATCAATCATGATCCAGGTGATTACACGAAAAGCCTCAGTGAGTTTACCATTCTACCAACGGTAATTCAGGCAATGAAGCAATTGCATGATGCTGGCTTTCTTTTGATTCTAATAACCAATCAAGGTGGCATCGCCAAAGGACTCTACACTCATGAGGATGTAGCCGAAATTCATGATTACCTGAAAGATGAGTGCAAAAAGGCTGGTTTTGAAATCACAGATATTTACTACTCGCCTCATCATGACAACTACGGCAAATCACTAACTAGAAAGCCTGGAAGCTTGATGATTGAGCGCGCATGCGCTAGGTACGACATTGACCCCAATCGATCAGTAATGGTTGGAGACAAGCAACGCGACCTTGATGCCGCTGCTAAAGTTGGTATCCAAGGAGTGTTAATTGAGGTCAACGGACCTTTGATTGATTACGTTGAATTATTAGCTTCGCGTTAA
- a CDS encoding DUF1599 domain-containing protein, with protein MTDTNSQYDTVTTKCEDIFFKKTKDYGTAWRILRTSSLTDQIFIKAKRIRTIQETGQNKVGEGIEDEFIGIINYCAMALIQLELGADAPLELDPDEGLALYRRKIADTKGLMQKKNHDYGEAWRDMRVSSLTDLILMKLLRVKQIEDNEGNTLISEGIDANYQDMINYAIFAMILLSEGE; from the coding sequence ATGACGGATACCAACAGTCAATACGACACGGTCACCACAAAGTGTGAAGACATCTTCTTTAAGAAGACCAAGGATTACGGGACGGCATGGCGCATTCTGCGCACATCATCGCTAACCGATCAGATCTTTATCAAGGCGAAACGCATTCGCACCATTCAAGAAACTGGACAAAACAAAGTAGGCGAAGGAATCGAAGACGAGTTCATCGGGATCATCAATTACTGTGCAATGGCATTAATTCAACTTGAATTGGGTGCAGATGCTCCGCTGGAGCTAGATCCAGATGAAGGACTGGCGCTGTATCGCCGCAAGATTGCCGACACCAAAGGACTGATGCAGAAGAAGAATCACGATTATGGTGAGGCGTGGAGAGACATGCGTGTGAGCTCATTGACGGATCTCATCTTGATGAAGTTGTTGCGTGTGAAGCAAATCGAAGACAACGAGGGTAATACCTTGATAAGCGAAGGAATTGACGCAAACTATCAAGACATGATCAACTACGCGATCTTCGCGATGATCCTGTTAAGTGAAGGGGAGTAA
- a CDS encoding DUF3667 domain-containing protein, with the protein MDNQPKDQPELKRITMRSLAEDMLGIFNLERGMLYTLRELFLRPSTFLDEYFNKDRRRPVHPLRFLFLTAALATFLSLNLVFVSDNFSLKPRVDESGNVNFSLGPREDGVQSIDEAVKGIENEEARAQLTEIFDRASTLFNQLLNTLFLVLAPLRALFSWLFFRKKGYNYAEHLAANAFMLGWQNTFFILLVPIAMLNVNIAILVGFILSLIVTYMLASAFKTKNWFSAISRAFAVSFCSGLVFTAVIVGLVVYIFNSTV; encoded by the coding sequence GTGGATAACCAACCAAAGGATCAACCAGAACTAAAGCGCATTACCATGCGTTCCTTGGCTGAAGATATGCTCGGCATCTTCAACCTCGAACGTGGGATGTTGTACACACTTCGTGAATTATTCCTTCGTCCTTCTACCTTTTTAGATGAATACTTCAATAAAGACAGAAGACGTCCAGTACACCCTTTGCGGTTCTTGTTCCTGACAGCAGCCTTGGCTACCTTTCTAAGCCTAAACCTAGTTTTCGTATCCGATAACTTCTCGTTAAAACCGAGGGTCGACGAATCCGGCAATGTAAACTTCAGTCTAGGCCCACGAGAAGACGGAGTGCAGTCAATAGACGAAGCAGTCAAAGGAATCGAAAACGAAGAAGCACGTGCTCAGCTGACAGAGATTTTTGACCGAGCATCCACCCTTTTCAATCAACTGTTGAACACCTTGTTCTTAGTCTTAGCTCCTCTTCGAGCCCTGTTTTCATGGCTATTCTTCAGAAAAAAGGGTTACAATTACGCCGAACACCTCGCTGCTAACGCCTTTATGCTTGGCTGGCAAAACACCTTCTTTATTCTGCTGGTCCCAATAGCCATGTTGAACGTCAACATCGCCATTCTTGTTGGGTTCATATTGTCACTGATTGTCACTTACATGCTCGCAAGTGCCTTCAAAACCAAAAACTGGTTCAGTGCTATATCAAGAGCTTTCGCTGTTTCGTTCTGTTCTGGATTGGTTTTCACAGCGGTCATCGTAGGCCTAGTAGTCTACATCTTCAACTCAACTGTTTAG
- a CDS encoding bile acid:sodium symporter family protein: MNNVQVNFNEDSLIMLNACIAFIMFSVALHLRWENLRYVFSNPRGVIVGLVSQLLFLPILTIFLILIIKPSPAMAAGMLLLCACPGGNVSNFFSLVGRGNIELSITLTTISSFSSVFMTPILFVAMSSMVLNDEQGSFSLPFMDSLITIGWVILIPAITGMLFARWKPAIADKIKRPLQSISMLILTVFIVIAVKNNWEVFTSVHPSNLLWVILHNGLAFFGAFGLATLLKRPKQDRLTIGLETSTQNTGLGLMIVFNFFDANPIIAVILAFWGTWHMVSGYIFARIFRVPN, translated from the coding sequence ATGAATAATGTGCAAGTTAACTTCAACGAAGACAGCTTGATCATGCTGAACGCGTGTATTGCGTTCATTATGTTCAGCGTAGCTCTTCATCTTCGATGGGAGAACCTAAGGTATGTGTTCAGCAACCCTCGCGGGGTGATCGTTGGACTTGTTTCGCAATTGCTCTTCCTCCCCATTCTCACCATATTCCTGATTCTAATCATCAAGCCTTCTCCTGCCATGGCTGCCGGAATGTTACTCTTATGCGCATGTCCTGGTGGAAATGTCTCGAACTTCTTCTCCCTTGTCGGACGAGGGAATATTGAGCTCAGCATCACATTGACGACGATTTCATCATTCAGCTCTGTGTTCATGACACCCATCTTATTCGTGGCCATGAGCAGTATGGTACTCAATGATGAGCAAGGCAGCTTTTCATTGCCATTCATGGATTCACTCATCACAATTGGATGGGTCATCCTTATTCCTGCCATCACTGGTATGCTCTTCGCACGCTGGAAACCAGCAATTGCCGATAAGATCAAACGACCACTACAAAGCATTTCAATGCTCATCTTGACGGTATTTATCGTCATTGCCGTGAAGAACAACTGGGAAGTCTTCACATCGGTTCACCCGAGCAACCTACTCTGGGTCATCCTACACAACGGACTCGCCTTCTTCGGCGCCTTCGGACTGGCGACGCTCTTGAAACGTCCCAAGCAAGACAGACTCACCATTGGCCTTGAAACCTCCACCCAAAACACGGGACTAGGCCTCATGATCGTCTTCAACTTCTTCGACGCCAATCCCATTATCGCTGTCATCCTAGCCTTCTGGGGTACTTGGCATATGGTCAGCGGATACATCTTCGCGCGAATCTTCCGTGTTCCTAACTAG
- a CDS encoding DoxX family protein — MRLIITISRIVVGSLFIVSGLIKMNDALGFMYKLEEYFEPGALNMEWLAPYALPLAVFIVIAEVLLGVALLVGALPKLTSSLTLVLMLFFTWLTFYTHTCDPLGTTTIINEAGVEEVIANQCVLECGCFGNAIPLTPYESFLKDVFLLIFVIPIFIGAWLGRIKLNEPKEAIFIYAISILITAIFSMVMLDWLFPPLFTAISLIVAAGIQRRVSHKSKEWIMALGILVVCGITQYRTLAHLPMKDYRPYAIGQNILDNMKSAEELGKEPPEYATEYTFRNVNTKQDTMILSTEWLKIYNEDWFKNNYEAFDATDDKPGTYDGPEVKIKDGYEPLIVDLELMTYDGLDMTYDILEDEGYVFLQISNTLGKTEESAQDRFNTLARQAGENGHRFFAVTNASYDEAETYRHKHEAAYPFLNCDQTELKIIVRSNPGLVLIKNGVVIEKWAWRDVPTWSEAQEIMK, encoded by the coding sequence ATGCGATTGATCATTACCATCTCCCGAATCGTTGTAGGATCACTGTTCATTGTATCCGGACTGATCAAAATGAATGACGCTCTTGGCTTCATGTATAAGCTTGAGGAATACTTCGAGCCGGGTGCATTGAATATGGAGTGGTTGGCACCTTACGCGCTTCCTTTGGCTGTGTTCATCGTAATTGCAGAAGTTCTTCTTGGAGTGGCGCTCTTGGTGGGTGCACTTCCGAAGCTTACCAGTTCATTGACACTGGTATTAATGCTGTTCTTCACATGGTTGACTTTCTATACTCATACATGTGATCCGCTAGGAACCACAACAATCATCAACGAAGCAGGAGTAGAAGAGGTCATCGCTAACCAATGTGTATTGGAGTGTGGTTGTTTCGGAAATGCCATCCCATTAACGCCCTACGAGAGCTTCTTGAAAGACGTGTTTTTGCTCATTTTCGTGATTCCGATCTTCATTGGTGCTTGGTTGGGACGAATCAAATTGAATGAACCTAAAGAGGCCATCTTCATTTATGCCATCTCGATCTTAATCACTGCCATTTTTAGTATGGTGATGCTTGATTGGCTCTTCCCGCCGCTATTCACCGCCATTTCATTGATTGTGGCTGCGGGTATCCAACGTCGTGTATCACACAAATCCAAAGAATGGATCATGGCACTAGGGATCCTCGTGGTCTGTGGAATTACGCAATACCGCACTTTAGCGCATCTGCCTATGAAAGACTACCGTCCGTATGCCATTGGTCAGAACATTCTAGACAACATGAAGAGCGCAGAAGAGCTTGGAAAAGAGCCTCCTGAATACGCTACGGAGTATACGTTCCGCAACGTCAATACAAAGCAAGACACGATGATCTTGTCTACTGAATGGTTGAAAATCTACAACGAAGACTGGTTCAAGAATAATTACGAGGCCTTTGACGCAACAGATGATAAGCCAGGCACTTATGACGGGCCAGAAGTGAAGATCAAAGATGGATACGAACCGTTGATTGTCGACCTTGAGTTGATGACTTATGACGGTTTGGATATGACCTATGACATCCTTGAAGACGAGGGGTACGTATTCCTCCAGATTTCCAATACGTTAGGTAAGACAGAAGAAAGCGCTCAAGACAGATTCAATACCCTTGCTCGTCAGGCAGGCGAGAACGGACATCGCTTCTTCGCCGTTACGAATGCGAGCTACGACGAGGCCGAAACGTACCGTCACAAGCACGAAGCGGCCTACCCGTTCTTGAATTGTGACCAAACGGAGTTGAAGATTATCGTGCGTAGTAACCCAGGATTGGTACTCATCAAGAATGGTGTAGTTATCGAAAAGTGGGCTTGGCGTGATGTACCTACTTGGAGCGAGGCTCAGGAAATCATGAAGTAA
- a CDS encoding ABC transporter permease, with amino-acid sequence MLQFILKRSIYGISVLFGVVTLVFFLFALVPDPARELAGQSESEEIVQAIREKYDLDLPVGTRFALFINDLSPISVYSTDPNSRRDHPEVSSIVFISGSSNQWVLKKPYLGRSFITDRNVGDILSDAFPGTIVLALTAMVFALIIGLFLGVVAALNEGEGLDRTILLLSSVGMSGPSFFMAILVAWVGGFLLHDQFNISLWLIVIPAITVIFLKFGKNASWKEALAHRWFGYSFIVALLIWPISSWLGLPLLSVDTGGTGLSMNGSMYEVDVWEGQQLALRNLILPALTLGIRPLAVISQLMRNSVLEVMQQEFIRTAKAKGINQFKLITRHVLRNALNPVITAASGWLASMLAGAVFVEFVFGWKGMGMEVFRSLEKNDLPVVMGAVMVIALIFVVINTLVDILYAWIDPRVRLS; translated from the coding sequence GTGCTTCAATTCATTCTCAAACGATCGATATATGGTATCAGCGTCTTATTTGGCGTTGTTACCCTTGTGTTCTTCCTATTTGCGCTTGTGCCTGATCCAGCGCGTGAGTTAGCAGGACAAAGTGAATCTGAAGAGATCGTTCAAGCTATTCGTGAGAAGTATGATTTAGACCTGCCGGTCGGAACGCGCTTCGCGCTTTTCATCAATGATTTAAGTCCGATTTCAGTGTATTCCACGGATCCCAATAGCAGAAGGGATCATCCGGAGGTGAGTTCCATTGTTTTTATCTCAGGTTCATCAAACCAATGGGTATTGAAGAAGCCCTACTTAGGACGTTCCTTCATCACGGATCGGAATGTGGGTGATATCCTTTCAGATGCCTTTCCAGGAACCATTGTGCTTGCTTTAACGGCAATGGTGTTCGCCTTAATCATAGGGCTATTCCTTGGGGTCGTAGCTGCCTTAAACGAAGGAGAGGGGTTAGATAGAACCATTCTGCTGCTGTCATCAGTGGGTATGAGCGGACCATCATTCTTCATGGCCATCTTAGTGGCATGGGTAGGAGGTTTTCTGCTTCATGACCAATTCAATATCTCTCTTTGGCTCATCGTAATTCCAGCGATCACAGTCATCTTCTTGAAGTTTGGAAAGAACGCAAGCTGGAAAGAAGCTCTGGCACATCGGTGGTTTGGTTATTCCTTTATTGTCGCTCTGTTGATTTGGCCAATTTCATCTTGGTTAGGATTGCCGTTGCTCTCTGTAGACACAGGAGGTACAGGGCTTTCTATGAATGGAAGCATGTATGAAGTAGATGTTTGGGAAGGACAGCAGCTAGCTCTGAGAAACTTAATTCTTCCAGCATTGACCTTGGGTATTCGACCGCTAGCGGTCATCAGCCAATTAATGCGCAACAGCGTGCTCGAGGTGATGCAACAAGAGTTCATTCGCACAGCAAAAGCAAAGGGCATCAATCAATTCAAACTAATCACGCGACATGTTCTTCGGAACGCGCTCAATCCGGTAATTACCGCTGCTTCAGGATGGCTCGCCTCAATGCTCGCAGGAGCCGTGTTCGTGGAGTTCGTTTTCGGATGGAAAGGAATGGGAATGGAAGTATTCCGAAGCCTCGAAAAGAATGACCTACCCGTAGTTATGGGAGCGGTTATGGTGATCGCACTCATCTTTGTGGTCATCAACACCCTAGTAGATATTCTTTACGCCTGGATCGATCCTCGAGTAAGACTTTCTTAG
- the folP gene encoding dihydropteroate synthase, with the protein MALTFRVREQLYHFDQPIVMGILNATPDSFHEASRNSSVDQALASAEQMLKDGASIIDIGGQSTRPGAERVSVDQELERVIPLIHAIAERFPEALISIDTFYGKVAREAASAGASIINDVSAWNIDDDMLDAVVDTQLPYILMHMKGTPETMQNSPTYTDVVNDLVKMLSSKLQVLRSKGVSDVFIDPGFGFGKTLEHNYDLLKRLREFDVLRCPILAGVSRKGMIYKPLDIKPEDALSGTIAANTVALMNGADILRVHDVKPAVEAVKIVSFVQH; encoded by the coding sequence ATGGCACTTACTTTCCGCGTTCGCGAACAACTTTATCACTTTGATCAACCAATCGTCATGGGCATTCTCAATGCTACCCCTGACTCTTTCCATGAAGCATCAAGGAATTCAAGCGTTGATCAGGCTTTGGCTAGCGCCGAACAGATGTTGAAAGACGGCGCTTCAATTATTGATATCGGCGGGCAATCGACTCGACCTGGCGCTGAGCGTGTTAGTGTTGATCAAGAATTGGAACGGGTTATTCCTTTGATTCACGCTATCGCGGAACGCTTCCCAGAAGCTTTGATTTCCATTGACACCTTCTATGGCAAAGTCGCGCGTGAAGCGGCTTCTGCAGGAGCCAGCATCATCAACGACGTTTCAGCTTGGAACATTGATGACGACATGCTTGACGCAGTTGTCGACACTCAGCTTCCTTATATCTTGATGCACATGAAAGGAACACCTGAAACGATGCAAAACTCACCGACTTACACTGATGTGGTTAACGACTTAGTCAAGATGTTGTCGTCTAAACTGCAAGTTCTCAGGTCAAAAGGTGTTTCTGACGTTTTTATTGATCCTGGTTTTGGTTTTGGTAAAACCCTGGAACACAACTACGACTTACTAAAGCGTTTACGAGAATTTGACGTGCTTCGATGTCCTATTCTAGCGGGTGTTTCACGAAAAGGAATGATCTATAAACCGCTAGATATAAAGCCAGAAGACGCTTTGAGCGGAACAATCGCCGCAAATACCGTTGCCTTAATGAATGGCGCTGACATACTTCGTGTGCACGATGTCAAGCCAGCTGTTGAAGCGGTGAAAATAGTTAGCTTTGTTCAACACTGA
- a CDS encoding aminotransferase class IV has translation MGYVFSDGQFYPEDAPAIFSNNRGFRFADGFFETIRVFNGKPLFLEHHFSRILDSLKAYQMDRPINFALQKIEREIIELCEKNSVLQGGRIRITFTRKAGGFYLPTSRDFVYTIEAMAIPNNRFELNGEGLKVDIYPDIKKDVNKLSIYKNIDCKLYVLAALYAQEKGLDDALIQNYKMGIIEGTSSNVFLVSNGVLYTSTLEDGPVAGIMRMQVINLALENNIKIYECTLSPQNLLAADELFLTNAVKGIQWVSSYRTKRYYNDMSQKLTDLLNETAGAMNTV, from the coding sequence ATGGGATACGTATTCAGCGACGGCCAATTCTACCCGGAAGATGCTCCAGCCATCTTTTCGAACAACCGTGGATTTCGGTTCGCTGATGGTTTTTTTGAAACAATTCGCGTATTCAATGGGAAACCCCTCTTCCTAGAACATCATTTTTCACGCATTCTCGATTCCCTCAAGGCCTACCAAATGGATCGTCCGATCAATTTTGCTTTGCAGAAAATCGAACGTGAAATCATTGAGTTGTGTGAAAAGAACTCAGTGCTCCAAGGAGGACGTATCCGCATCACGTTCACGCGGAAAGCTGGTGGATTCTACCTTCCTACTTCACGTGACTTTGTCTATACCATCGAAGCCATGGCCATTCCGAACAATCGGTTTGAGCTCAATGGTGAAGGCTTGAAGGTTGACATTTACCCTGACATCAAGAAAGACGTCAACAAACTTTCGATCTACAAGAATATCGATTGCAAGCTATACGTCTTGGCAGCCCTTTACGCTCAAGAGAAAGGACTAGACGACGCCTTGATTCAGAATTACAAAATGGGCATCATTGAAGGAACTAGTTCAAATGTGTTCCTTGTTTCAAATGGAGTGCTCTATACCTCTACTCTCGAAGACGGACCAGTAGCTGGAATCATGCGCATGCAGGTCATTAACCTAGCCCTCGAAAACAACATCAAGATCTACGAGTGCACCTTGAGCCCGCAAAACCTCTTGGCTGCCGACGAGCTCTTCCTCACGAACGCCGTCAAAGGGATTCAATGGGTCAGTAGCTACCGCACAAAGCGCTACTACAACGACATGTCTCAGAAGTTGACAGACCTGTTGAACGAGACTGCCGGTGCGATGAACACTGTTTGA
- a CDS encoding rhomboid family intramembrane serine protease: MSLSITIIIIIITVGASLWAWNDRQKLDQWILNPYLVVHHKQYWRVLTHGLIHKDQMHLFFNMFVFYSFGEILELVFTNRNVFIQGTGSRDFWGESTGLSYFIILYVGAIIAATIPGLVKHKDNPGYNSLGASGAVSAILIVYILMFPTHQLLLFFIIPMPAWLAGVLFFVYESYMAKRGGTGIAHDAHLWGALFGAAFITILRPDIWWHFITELPFVDA, encoded by the coding sequence ATGAGCCTTTCGATCACCATCATCATCATCATCATTACTGTAGGTGCCAGCCTTTGGGCTTGGAATGACCGACAGAAATTGGATCAATGGATACTTAATCCATACCTCGTAGTGCACCACAAACAATATTGGCGTGTGTTGACCCATGGTTTGATTCATAAGGATCAAATGCATTTGTTCTTCAACATGTTCGTCTTCTACAGTTTCGGCGAGATCTTAGAGTTGGTGTTCACAAATCGGAATGTTTTCATTCAAGGAACTGGTTCACGCGACTTCTGGGGCGAATCAACGGGCTTGAGTTACTTCATCATTCTCTACGTTGGAGCGATCATCGCAGCCACAATCCCAGGACTCGTCAAGCACAAAGATAACCCTGGGTACAACTCGCTAGGAGCCTCAGGAGCCGTTTCAGCAATCCTTATCGTTTACATTTTGATGTTTCCAACGCATCAATTGCTCCTGTTCTTTATCATCCCAATGCCAGCTTGGCTAGCAGGAGTGCTATTCTTCGTCTACGAGTCATACATGGCGAAACGCGGCGGAACAGGCATCGCTCACGACGCTCACCTATGGGGAGCACTATTTGGTGCAGCATTCATCACGATTCTTCGTCCGGATATCTGGTGGCACTTTATCACAGAGCTACCATTCGTTGACGCTTAA
- a CDS encoding PaaI family thioesterase, with the protein MDAHYRRLEAIYDSAPVNNHFLRPTLLVKDGSSTLTIQFDNTHFHAGGGIHGARYFRLMDDAAYFAAASQEKEFFLLTLSFEVKLFRMITTEELECIGTFEGKDGKDYIATAEIYADGKIAAKGKGVFRASEMRYDDIQS; encoded by the coding sequence ATGGATGCACACTACCGAAGACTGGAGGCGATCTATGACTCTGCTCCTGTCAACAACCACTTTTTACGTCCAACCTTACTGGTCAAGGATGGTAGCTCTACCCTCACCATTCAATTTGATAACACCCACTTTCATGCGGGCGGTGGTATTCATGGCGCGCGTTACTTCCGTTTGATGGATGATGCCGCCTATTTCGCAGCGGCCAGTCAAGAAAAGGAGTTCTTTCTTTTAACCTTGTCATTTGAGGTCAAACTATTTCGAATGATTACCACAGAGGAACTAGAATGCATTGGTACCTTTGAAGGCAAAGACGGAAAAGACTACATCGCTACCGCTGAGATTTACGCCGACGGAAAGATTGCCGCTAAAGGAAAAGGCGTTTTCCGCGCTAGCGAAATGAGATACGACGATATTCAATCATGA
- a CDS encoding YybH family protein encodes MRILGFISCCLLVVGLISCTATGAEQASAESVVPSVPAKEDVITSIKATMQAQEEAWNKGDLDAFMDGYWESDSLMFIGSRGLNYGWQTTLDNYKKSYPNPEAMGKLKFTNLYMDLVDENSALVIGQWQLFRTQDTLQGHYSLTWTMKNGEWVIIADHSS; translated from the coding sequence ATGCGCATCCTCGGATTCATTTCTTGTTGTTTGCTAGTTGTAGGCTTGATCAGCTGCACAGCTACAGGTGCTGAACAGGCTAGCGCCGAATCGGTAGTGCCTTCTGTACCTGCAAAAGAAGATGTGATTACTTCGATCAAAGCAACAATGCAAGCACAGGAAGAAGCCTGGAACAAAGGCGACCTAGACGCTTTCATGGATGGATACTGGGAGAGTGACTCCTTAATGTTTATTGGGAGTCGTGGATTGAATTATGGTTGGCAAACGACCCTTGACAATTACAAGAAGTCATATCCAAACCCAGAAGCCATGGGTAAGTTGAAATTCACCAACCTATACATGGATTTAGTAGATGAAAATTCTGCTCTGGTTATCGGACAATGGCAGTTATTCCGCACTCAAGACACACTTCAAGGCCATTATAGCTTAACCTGGACGATGAAGAACGGAGAATGGGTTATCATTGCAGACCATTCTAGTTAA
- the cdaA gene encoding diadenylate cyclase CdaA, with protein MLAFIDFTLIDLIDILLVGLIIFQLYKLTKGTVAIRIFFGILAIYLLWKLVTALQMQMLGEILGQFIGVGVIALIIVFQQELRQFLLFIGSREIVGSKPGFMQRWFNQGEEGEFAYEAVLNACERMGKSKTGALIVIARTSDPSAFIRSSRSVDAKLSSYLLESIFFKNSPLHDGAVLIRNRRIVSASGVLPVTQNEKAPQNIGMRHRAALGISEQSDAIAIVVSEETGSLAYAENGLLHQHVSVEKIKEALTTHE; from the coding sequence ATGCTAGCATTCATTGATTTTACGCTGATTGATCTCATCGACATTCTGTTGGTAGGATTGATCATTTTCCAGCTGTACAAGCTCACGAAAGGAACTGTGGCCATCCGCATTTTCTTTGGTATTCTCGCGATCTACCTCCTGTGGAAACTAGTCACCGCTCTACAAATGCAAATGCTCGGTGAGATCTTAGGTCAATTCATTGGTGTTGGGGTGATCGCCCTGATCATCGTATTCCAGCAAGAACTCCGACAGTTCCTTCTCTTCATCGGTAGTCGAGAGATCGTGGGTAGTAAACCTGGCTTCATGCAACGCTGGTTCAACCAAGGTGAAGAAGGAGAATTTGCTTATGAAGCAGTATTGAACGCCTGCGAACGCATGGGGAAATCGAAAACAGGAGCATTGATCGTCATTGCGCGTACCTCTGACCCTTCAGCATTCATTCGCTCATCACGATCGGTTGACGCCAAGCTTTCCTCATACCTCCTCGAAAGCATTTTCTTCAAGAACAGTCCACTCCATGATGGTGCTGTGCTTATCCGAAACCGTCGTATCGTCAGTGCCAGCGGCGTGTTGCCTGTGACACAAAACGAAAAGGCACCACAGAATATCGGAATGCGTCATCGTGCGGCTTTGGGTATTTCTGAACAAAGTGATGCCATTGCGATTGTGGTCTCAGAAGAAACAGGCTCACTCGCTTATGCAGAGAACGGACTGTTACACCAACATGTTTCAGTAGAAAAGATCAAAGAAGCCCTGACGACACATGAATAA
- a CDS encoding FtsB family cell division protein produces MKNFRIPKWLKNKYVLTPVVFAVWMLFFNDVDLFFIMNSRQELNEMKREAEYLKAETERTREALHDLNTNSETLEKFAREEYFMKKPNEDLYIVTEK; encoded by the coding sequence ATGAAGAATTTCCGCATTCCGAAATGGCTTAAGAACAAGTACGTCCTCACCCCGGTCGTATTCGCCGTGTGGATGTTATTCTTCAATGATGTGGATCTCTTCTTCATCATGAATTCGCGCCAAGAGCTCAATGAGATGAAGCGCGAAGCTGAATACCTCAAGGCCGAGACAGAGCGCACACGAGAAGCGCTACATGATCTCAACACCAACTCAGAAACGCTGGAGAAATTCGCGCGGGAAGAGTACTTCATGAAAAAGCCGAACGAGGATCTTTACATCGTCACTGAGAAATAG